Proteins from one Niallia circulans genomic window:
- a CDS encoding flagellar hook-basal body protein has protein sequence MNRTMLIATNTMTQLQKQMDTISNNIANVDTNGYKKKNATFTDLLVQQVNNQTDTTQEVNRQTPNGIRQGNGAKVAQTQTVMTQGTLKTTNRQLDTAFTSEGQLYRVLVQNGQTSEVQYTRDGAFYLTPVSNTENMLVTKQGYAVLDENNNPIMLNKDVNEYSLSKTGTLLAKLNNGQTQTVDLGVTAVNYPQFLEKKGDNLFGLPANLDELNMTRDQVLTDLDGALRGEVAVSQNVLEQSNVDLSKEMVNLMSTQRSYQFQSKAITMADQMMGLVNEIR, from the coding sequence ATGAACAGAACAATGCTTATTGCTACAAATACAATGACACAATTACAAAAACAAATGGATACAATCAGCAATAATATTGCTAATGTCGATACGAATGGCTATAAGAAAAAAAATGCCACATTTACTGATTTGCTTGTACAACAGGTTAATAACCAAACGGATACAACACAAGAGGTTAATCGCCAGACACCAAACGGTATAAGACAAGGTAACGGAGCAAAGGTAGCACAAACCCAAACGGTTATGACACAAGGGACATTAAAAACAACAAACCGCCAATTGGATACTGCATTTACGTCAGAAGGACAGCTTTATCGTGTACTTGTTCAAAATGGCCAGACGTCAGAAGTACAGTACACAAGAGATGGTGCCTTCTACTTGACGCCAGTATCAAATACAGAAAACATGCTTGTCACAAAACAGGGATATGCAGTGCTTGATGAAAATAATAATCCGATCATGCTGAATAAAGATGTGAATGAATACTCCTTATCTAAAACAGGGACACTTCTTGCTAAGCTTAACAATGGCCAGACTCAAACCGTTGATCTTGGTGTGACTGCTGTCAATTATCCTCAATTCCTCGAAAAAAAAGGCGATAACCTGTTTGGATTGCCTGCTAACTTAGATGAGCTTAACATGACAAGAGACCAAGTGCTGACTGATTTGGATGGAGCACTTCGAGGTGAGGTTGCTGTTTCACAGAATGTGCTTGAGCAGTCAAATGTTGATTTGAGCAAGGAAATGGTTAATTTGATGTCGACACAGCGCTCCTATCAATTCCAATCAAAAGCTATCACTATGGCTGACCAGATGATGGGGCTAGTGAATGAGATACGCTAA
- a CDS encoding DNA-directed RNA polymerase subunit beta has protein sequence MSANTSSQELIKTREQLREERQDNNQQEKPSSKRLGRIRMIPIWLRLIIIIALIVVSLTAGAVIGYSVIGNGKAGDTFNKDTWTHIIDLVDKE, from the coding sequence ATGTCAGCTAATACAAGCAGTCAAGAATTGATAAAAACACGAGAGCAGTTAAGGGAAGAACGCCAAGACAATAATCAACAAGAGAAACCTTCTTCCAAAAGGCTTGGCAGAATCCGGATGATTCCGATTTGGCTTCGTTTGATCATCATTATTGCCTTGATAGTTGTAAGCCTGACTGCAGGAGCTGTAATTGGTTACAGTGTAATTGGGAACGGAAAAGCAGGCGACACATTCAATAAAGACACATGGACACATATAATTGATCTTGTTGATAAAGAATAG
- the fabZ gene encoding 3-hydroxyacyl-ACP dehydratase FabZ: protein MLDINQIKEIIPHRYPFLLVDRILEVEEGKRAVGIKNVSANEEYFNGHFPEFPVMPGVLIVEALAQVGAVAMLIKEENKGRLAFFAGVDNCRFKKQVSPGDQLRLEVEMTRVRGNFGKGKCVATVDGEIACEAEIMFALGDKKE from the coding sequence ATGTTAGATATAAATCAAATTAAAGAAATCATTCCTCATCGTTACCCATTTTTGCTGGTCGATCGTATTTTAGAGGTTGAGGAAGGCAAGCGTGCAGTCGGAATTAAAAATGTTTCTGCAAATGAAGAGTATTTCAATGGACATTTTCCAGAATTCCCTGTAATGCCAGGTGTGCTTATTGTGGAGGCTTTAGCACAAGTAGGTGCTGTGGCAATGCTAATTAAAGAGGAAAACAAAGGAAGACTTGCTTTCTTCGCAGGTGTTGATAACTGCCGTTTTAAAAAGCAAGTATCACCTGGTGATCAGCTTCGTCTTGAAGTGGAAATGACAAGAGTGCGGGGGAACTTCGGCAAAGGGAAATGTGTTGCTACAGTTGACGGTGAAATCGCTTGTGAAGCTGAAATTATGTTCGCGTTAGGCGATAAGAAGGAATAA
- a CDS encoding YwpF-like family protein, whose translation MKTFKLISIQLLQGENATVIPILDGLIINKEDDHHNWLIELYMDHPDYSFFENALNDGQKLLVHAVISKKENDPAPFEVIVHSISKFTDTISVLLQGSLKRNRKDYAEMLLDHLLESGYEGKALSERFKELMHSKQQLFLEKKPQ comes from the coding sequence GTGAAGACATTCAAACTTATCTCCATACAATTATTACAGGGTGAAAATGCAACAGTAATACCAATATTGGATGGATTAATTATCAATAAAGAGGATGACCATCATAATTGGCTAATTGAATTATATATGGATCATCCTGATTACTCTTTTTTTGAAAATGCTCTAAACGATGGACAGAAACTGCTAGTACATGCTGTAATTTCCAAAAAGGAAAATGACCCCGCACCGTTTGAAGTTATTGTACATTCTATCAGTAAATTTACTGACACAATCAGTGTGTTGCTCCAGGGAAGCCTTAAAAGAAATCGCAAGGATTATGCAGAGATGCTGCTTGATCATCTCCTGGAGAGCGGCTATGAGGGCAAAGCACTGTCTGAAAGGTTTAAGGAATTGATGCACAGCAAACAACAGCTTTTCCTTGAAAAGAAACCACAATAA
- a CDS encoding S8 family serine peptidase: MQKGKILVFVIMLFMLFSNSVLAAGIPNKVESTKGKDNQLTVKKINGSEVKETYKDTDTVRVVVEMTTEPTVDYAQKQAKQVKELPKATKKKLKEEKLAEQKQVKQKVKKEKVKFTERESFTTVFNGFSGEMQYGDIKTVEKLPEVAKVHIVNKYERPEEETDMVYSKELVQAQEAWRDYGFKGEGMIVGVIDTGIDPKHKDMILSDATEGELTESEVSKAKTDNGLLGDYYTEKVPYGYNYMDENNVIQDIAEGASMHGMHVSGTVGANGDEENGGIKGIAPEAQLLALKVFGNDPNMQSTWGDIYIKAIDDAIILGADVINMSLGSTAGFVSEDSPEQQAISKAVDNGILMSISAGNSAHLGSGFANPLSSNPDIGVSGSPGLSYDSLQVASVENSFMKLDGFNFKAGDENGQAAFLSAGSVHPNDVKQKDFELYYAGLGKPENFNSDAKGKYALVQRGEIGFVDKAINAQNAGAAGVIIYNNTDGFISMASDPAIKISQLFLQKTDGDKLAAVLQQKQAVSINFDGSQVTAANPESGKMSAFTSWGLTPNLDFKPEITAPGGQIYSTLENNQYGMMSGTSMAAPHVSGGSALVLERVDNEFGVTGFERVRIAKNLLMNTAEPVKDIGTVNSALEWDNPYSPRRQGAGLMQLHSALQSPVMITENKTKEAKVSLKEVGNKFNFTLTVENFSDRAVKYDVTANLQTDFAAYGELGYNADELEAQNIIDGSILIDGKKEKTVKIGANKSKKIKVTVDLSSAKVVEPSLTGNFETPVDIDDVFENGYFAEGFVTFTDPTDTNADLHVPYVGFNGDWNKAPILDGMKYDTESFYGMGGAVSTDGEDFSYLGYDPINDKFTKDGIAISPNADGTHDDVIPVLSFLRNAKIAEFSIVDKNKKTVRTLLTEEEVTKDYYDGGNGTSYKLDSDWAWDGKVNNKLTDGQYYYRISATIDYPGAKPQVVDIPVKVDTKAPSVKAELTEGNKVLEVAAADEKNGSGIAYVDIQKDGKTILAKPLSADTASYTLPEALNPGEKLTVIAYDYAGNTADTELEAADTKKDTTIPVIFLNAPEALGVFNTSKVPFSGTIKDESAIKEFTIAGKKVETTLNQEKGLYEFSSTMSFKSGVHSFEVKAIDAADNTAVFKRTIMVDNEKASLQLSGLPLNRIVKANKKSVSVDVTVRDNFDELKLTLNGSQLYAQKFKEPYAMRSVQKKLKKVKLELEPGLNEFTFEATDLGGNKTAKTVYFYKLEKTEKQSNKTVVPADKE, from the coding sequence ATGCAAAAAGGAAAAATATTAGTTTTTGTCATCATGCTATTTATGTTATTTTCCAATAGCGTCTTAGCTGCTGGCATACCGAACAAGGTAGAAAGTACGAAAGGAAAGGATAATCAGCTAACTGTAAAAAAAATCAACGGCAGTGAAGTGAAAGAGACATATAAAGATACTGATACTGTACGGGTTGTCGTTGAGATGACTACAGAGCCAACAGTTGATTATGCCCAAAAGCAGGCCAAGCAGGTGAAGGAGCTGCCAAAAGCAACAAAGAAAAAATTGAAAGAGGAGAAGCTGGCTGAGCAAAAGCAAGTTAAGCAAAAGGTAAAAAAGGAAAAAGTGAAATTCACAGAAAGAGAAAGCTTCACAACTGTCTTCAACGGGTTTAGTGGTGAAATGCAATATGGTGACATTAAAACAGTGGAGAAGCTGCCAGAAGTAGCTAAAGTACATATCGTCAACAAATATGAAAGACCAGAAGAAGAGACAGATATGGTATACAGCAAGGAGCTTGTGCAAGCACAAGAGGCTTGGCGTGATTATGGTTTTAAAGGAGAGGGAATGATTGTTGGTGTTATTGACACTGGCATTGATCCAAAGCATAAAGATATGATTCTCTCAGATGCTACAGAAGGAGAGCTGACAGAATCTGAAGTGAGCAAAGCAAAAACAGATAATGGATTGCTTGGAGATTATTACACAGAAAAAGTGCCATATGGTTACAATTATATGGACGAAAACAACGTTATTCAGGATATTGCAGAGGGAGCGAGCATGCATGGAATGCATGTTTCTGGAACTGTCGGTGCAAATGGCGATGAAGAAAATGGCGGCATAAAGGGAATTGCTCCAGAAGCACAGCTTCTTGCTCTTAAAGTATTTGGCAACGATCCAAATATGCAGTCTACATGGGGAGATATTTATATTAAGGCAATCGATGATGCGATTATCCTCGGAGCAGATGTTATTAACATGAGCTTAGGCTCAACAGCAGGTTTTGTGTCAGAGGATTCACCAGAGCAGCAGGCAATCAGTAAAGCGGTTGATAACGGTATCCTCATGTCAATTTCAGCAGGTAACTCTGCACATTTAGGAAGCGGCTTCGCTAATCCACTCAGCTCTAATCCAGACATCGGTGTTTCCGGTTCACCTGGCTTAAGCTATGACAGCCTTCAAGTAGCTTCTGTAGAAAACAGCTTCATGAAATTGGACGGCTTTAATTTCAAGGCTGGAGATGAAAATGGACAGGCTGCTTTTTTATCTGCAGGCAGTGTTCATCCTAATGATGTAAAACAGAAGGATTTTGAGCTTTACTATGCAGGGCTTGGGAAGCCTGAAAACTTTAACAGTGATGCGAAAGGAAAGTACGCCCTTGTCCAACGGGGAGAAATAGGGTTTGTGGATAAAGCTATAAATGCCCAGAATGCTGGTGCTGCTGGGGTAATCATCTATAACAATACAGATGGATTTATCAGCATGGCAAGTGATCCAGCAATCAAAATTTCACAGCTGTTCCTTCAGAAAACGGATGGTGATAAACTAGCAGCTGTGTTACAGCAAAAGCAAGCTGTATCCATTAATTTTGATGGCAGTCAAGTGACAGCAGCTAATCCAGAGTCAGGTAAGATGAGTGCATTTACATCTTGGGGCTTAACGCCAAACCTAGATTTTAAACCAGAAATCACAGCACCTGGTGGGCAGATATATTCTACGTTAGAGAATAACCAATATGGCATGATGAGCGGAACTTCAATGGCTGCACCTCATGTATCTGGCGGATCTGCATTAGTATTGGAAAGAGTAGACAATGAATTTGGTGTCACTGGCTTTGAACGTGTCCGAATCGCGAAGAACCTGCTAATGAATACAGCAGAGCCTGTTAAGGATATCGGCACGGTAAACAGTGCGTTAGAATGGGATAATCCTTATTCACCACGCAGACAGGGAGCTGGACTAATGCAGCTGCATTCTGCCCTTCAATCCCCTGTAATGATTACTGAAAATAAAACAAAAGAGGCGAAGGTATCGCTGAAAGAGGTTGGTAACAAGTTCAACTTTACATTAACTGTAGAGAACTTTAGCGATAGGGCTGTGAAATATGATGTGACAGCTAATCTGCAAACAGATTTTGCTGCATATGGCGAGCTTGGATATAATGCAGATGAATTAGAGGCACAAAACATTATTGATGGAAGCATCCTAATTGACGGAAAGAAAGAAAAAACAGTAAAAATCGGCGCGAACAAAAGCAAAAAAATCAAGGTGACCGTAGATTTGAGTAGCGCAAAAGTGGTAGAGCCATCATTGACAGGAAATTTTGAGACGCCTGTTGATATTGATGACGTTTTTGAGAATGGTTATTTTGCTGAAGGCTTTGTGACATTCACAGACCCGACAGATACAAATGCAGACTTGCATGTTCCTTATGTAGGCTTTAATGGTGATTGGAACAAAGCGCCTATTCTTGATGGAATGAAATACGATACAGAATCATTCTATGGTATGGGTGGAGCTGTATCTACAGATGGAGAAGATTTCTCTTACTTAGGATATGACCCTATTAATGACAAGTTCACCAAGGATGGAATTGCGATTTCTCCAAATGCAGACGGTACGCATGATGATGTCATTCCAGTGCTTTCCTTCCTGCGAAATGCGAAAATCGCAGAGTTTTCAATTGTCGATAAAAACAAAAAAACAGTGCGCACCCTTCTCACAGAGGAAGAAGTGACAAAGGATTACTATGATGGCGGCAATGGAACATCATACAAGCTAGATAGTGATTGGGCATGGGACGGCAAAGTGAACAATAAGCTTACTGACGGTCAATACTACTATCGTATAAGTGCTACTATTGATTATCCTGGTGCTAAGCCGCAGGTTGTCGATATTCCAGTGAAGGTTGACACGAAAGCTCCTTCTGTTAAAGCAGAGCTGACAGAAGGCAATAAAGTGCTTGAAGTGGCAGCGGCCGATGAGAAAAACGGTTCTGGTATTGCTTATGTCGACATTCAAAAGGATGGAAAAACGATATTAGCAAAACCGTTAAGCGCTGATACAGCAAGCTATACGTTACCAGAGGCATTGAATCCTGGTGAAAAGCTAACAGTAATTGCATATGATTATGCAGGAAATACTGCAGATACAGAATTAGAAGCAGCTGACACGAAAAAGGATACAACAATTCCTGTTATTTTTTTAAATGCCCCAGAAGCACTTGGTGTCTTTAATACATCAAAGGTACCATTCTCTGGAACAATTAAAGATGAATCGGCTATCAAGGAATTCACGATTGCAGGTAAAAAAGTAGAAACAACGTTGAATCAGGAGAAGGGCTTGTACGAATTTAGCAGTACAATGTCATTCAAAAGTGGTGTACACTCTTTTGAAGTGAAAGCAATTGATGCAGCAGATAATACGGCAGTCTTCAAAAGAACCATTATGGTTGATAATGAAAAGGCATCCCTGCAATTGAGTGGCTTGCCATTAAACCGCATCGTTAAAGCAAACAAGAAAAGCGTATCGGTTGATGTTACAGTTAGGGATAACTTTGATGAGCTGAAGCTAACATTAAACGGCAGTCAGCTGTATGCACAAAAATTCAAAGAGCCATATGCGATGAGAAGTGTGCAAAAAAAGCTCAAAAAAGTTAAGCTTGAGCTTGAGCCAGGTTTAAATGAATTCACGTTTGAAGCAACAGACCTTGGCGGCAATAAAACAGCCAAAACCGTTTATTTCTACAAGCTAGAAAAAACAGAAAAGCAATCAAATAAAACAGTCGTACCAGCAGATAAAGAATAA
- a CDS encoding DEAD/DEAH box helicase has protein sequence MLKNNYLKINVHYYKANGFFLTGEADHEYLYPSYWKNLLFQHHEESFYGTFLNTVTVEGVEGIALDSWQLVTLFANERFNRYLEWDWNDTAQVCLSAAPSLFESIYNKEWIPDFQSWENDTFQWALPNRVTEEFTDSFWEETLQEELEGVSNLTFIKKWFHDSLDEYLNANEESKQAFGEKINALRNANISPASLSRYFTEETWQEWMGLKSTPYPFTLGIKLVEPADLNETWNIDIFLKAKSNPDTVIDMEEQGIPAKWLEYEGYIAEEQARWISLFPWLAGKNRMTNQLTEEEAWLFLTDASETLLALGVDILLPSWWQAMKSASMKVKAKVATTNHRPSFVGLQAMLDYNWRFSMNGVTLSEEEFKQMVEEKRRLVFVRGRWIKLDPSFIRQIQDLMKKAEQEGLHVRDLIEQELNQQDDDAVDELDNPKAFAKIQIELNRQWRTMIHQLKEVKNLPLEQVPGKFLGELRNYQTLGMSWLLFLRKYGFGAILADDMGLGKTVQLISYLLKVKETETEEHAPALIICPTSVLGNWQKEIERFAPSLKVYLHYGSNRLKDEEFLEKLQHYDVVLTSYGLSHIDFEQFEQVTWSSISIDEAQNIKNSQTKQSRAVRKLKAKHYIALSGTPMENRLNELWSLFDFTNHGYLGSIGQFQKRFVIPIEKDNKKERIERLQSLIRPFLLRRTKKDEEVALNLPDKLEQKEYCGLTPEQAALYEQLVSDTFVKIEQLTGFERKGLVLQMLSRLKQLCNHPALYLKEENPAQLVDRSTKMEKLSELVDAILEQKESCLIFTQYIEMGHMIQAMIKKKYNVDVPFLNGSVPKNTRDTLIQQFQNNEFPIFLLSLKAGGTGLNLTAANHVIHYDRWWNPAVENQATDRAYRIGQTKFVHVHKMICTGTLEEKIDAMLEKKQTLNDQIIQNENWLTELSTDDLKDLVSLN, from the coding sequence ATGCTGAAGAATAATTATTTAAAAATCAATGTTCATTATTATAAAGCCAACGGTTTTTTCTTAACTGGGGAGGCCGATCACGAATACCTATATCCAAGCTACTGGAAAAACCTTCTTTTCCAACATCATGAAGAAAGCTTTTATGGCACATTTTTAAACACAGTTACTGTCGAAGGTGTTGAAGGAATCGCTCTTGATTCGTGGCAGCTTGTCACACTTTTTGCAAACGAACGGTTTAACAGGTATTTGGAATGGGATTGGAATGACACCGCGCAGGTTTGTCTATCTGCCGCACCCAGCCTGTTTGAATCGATTTATAATAAAGAGTGGATTCCTGACTTCCAATCTTGGGAAAATGACACCTTTCAATGGGCACTGCCTAATCGTGTTACAGAAGAATTCACTGATTCCTTCTGGGAAGAAACGCTGCAGGAGGAATTAGAAGGAGTCAGCAACCTAACATTTATTAAAAAATGGTTCCATGACTCCTTAGATGAATACTTAAATGCAAACGAAGAAAGCAAGCAGGCATTTGGCGAGAAAATAAATGCCTTGCGGAATGCAAATATATCTCCTGCCAGTTTGTCTCGCTATTTCACGGAGGAAACTTGGCAGGAATGGATGGGGCTTAAAAGTACTCCTTATCCATTTACATTAGGAATAAAGCTCGTGGAGCCTGCTGATCTAAATGAGACGTGGAATATCGATATATTTTTAAAGGCCAAAAGCAACCCTGATACTGTTATTGATATGGAAGAACAGGGCATTCCAGCTAAATGGCTTGAATATGAAGGCTATATAGCAGAAGAGCAGGCTCGATGGATTTCTCTTTTCCCGTGGCTTGCAGGGAAGAACAGGATGACAAATCAGCTCACAGAAGAGGAAGCATGGCTCTTTCTGACAGATGCCAGTGAAACACTACTTGCTCTTGGTGTTGACATTCTTCTTCCATCTTGGTGGCAAGCAATGAAAAGTGCCAGCATGAAGGTAAAGGCAAAGGTTGCAACGACAAATCACCGTCCTTCCTTTGTCGGACTTCAGGCAATGCTCGATTATAACTGGCGCTTTTCAATGAATGGTGTGACCCTGTCTGAAGAGGAATTCAAGCAAATGGTCGAGGAAAAGCGCAGACTTGTCTTCGTACGTGGCCGCTGGATTAAGCTTGACCCTTCCTTCATAAGACAAATTCAAGATCTTATGAAGAAGGCTGAGCAGGAAGGCCTTCATGTACGAGACTTGATTGAGCAGGAGCTGAATCAACAGGATGACGACGCAGTTGATGAGCTGGATAATCCGAAAGCATTTGCCAAAATCCAAATTGAACTAAATAGACAATGGCGAACGATGATTCACCAATTAAAGGAAGTTAAAAACCTGCCCCTTGAACAAGTGCCAGGAAAGTTTCTTGGTGAATTAAGAAATTACCAGACTCTCGGGATGAGCTGGCTCCTATTTTTGCGTAAGTACGGATTCGGGGCGATTCTTGCAGATGACATGGGACTTGGAAAAACCGTTCAGCTCATTTCCTACTTGCTGAAGGTTAAGGAAACAGAAACAGAAGAGCATGCCCCTGCATTGATTATCTGTCCAACTTCTGTTTTGGGAAATTGGCAAAAGGAAATTGAACGATTTGCTCCGTCCTTAAAAGTCTATTTGCATTACGGATCGAATCGCTTGAAGGATGAGGAGTTCCTTGAGAAGCTGCAGCATTACGATGTTGTTTTAACATCATATGGTCTATCTCATATTGACTTTGAGCAATTTGAACAGGTCACGTGGAGCTCGATTTCCATTGATGAAGCGCAAAACATTAAAAACTCACAGACAAAGCAATCTCGTGCTGTCCGTAAATTAAAGGCTAAGCATTATATTGCCCTCTCCGGTACGCCAATGGAGAATAGATTAAATGAATTATGGTCTCTTTTTGACTTTACGAACCATGGCTATCTTGGCAGCATCGGACAATTTCAAAAGCGTTTTGTTATCCCGATTGAAAAGGATAATAAAAAAGAACGAATTGAACGGCTGCAATCGCTCATTCGCCCATTCCTTCTTAGAAGAACGAAAAAGGATGAGGAGGTTGCGCTTAACCTGCCTGATAAGCTTGAGCAAAAGGAATATTGTGGCTTAACACCCGAACAGGCTGCATTATACGAACAGCTTGTTTCCGATACATTCGTGAAAATAGAGCAGCTGACAGGCTTTGAACGAAAAGGGCTTGTCCTGCAAATGCTGAGCAGGCTGAAGCAGCTTTGCAACCATCCAGCCCTTTACTTGAAGGAAGAGAACCCTGCTCAGTTAGTTGATCGCTCCACTAAAATGGAGAAGCTGTCTGAACTCGTTGATGCTATTCTTGAGCAAAAGGAAAGCTGTCTGATTTTCACTCAATATATTGAGATGGGTCATATGATTCAGGCTATGATTAAAAAGAAATATAATGTAGATGTGCCTTTCTTGAACGGCAGTGTGCCGAAAAACACGAGGGATACACTTATACAGCAATTCCAAAACAATGAATTTCCAATCTTCCTCCTTTCCTTAAAGGCAGGCGGAACAGGACTGAACCTAACTGCAGCAAACCATGTTATTCATTATGACCGCTGGTGGAATCCCGCTGTAGAAAACCAGGCAACAGACCGTGCATACAGAATCGGTCAAACAAAGTTTGTTCATGTTCATAAGATGATTTGCACCGGGACATTGGAAGAAAAGATAGATGCTATGCTTGAGAAAAAACAAACATTAAATGATCAAATCATTCAAAATGAAAATTGGCTGACAGAGCTTTCAACAGATGATTTGAAGGATCTTGTTTCTCTTAACTAA
- a CDS encoding SWIM zinc finger family protein, translated as MLHEQYLEHLNHCAKNFQEALDSSDPLTQKIVEKGLLLYRQNYVSQVKLDDETVTGIIQDVNPAKAMLNIHDISMSTCTCFAEGYCRHQLALFFSVLGQAGKVSTWLSDWRQPPKKAPVDLSALPLMRASDLLKNPANKEPDYQDWVEFFTDTFQTLMEENNNKPAGISEMYYIYMRKLKNAAPQQTEWKYLYLLVGHVITFKLFLSMSKDKNHADGVINRYYRHIFQDLLQGVQEYLNRLANFTFPFSFDLFLEKLKDDSTEILYIHETISFESIQIYRVLWTNLFTKKQWRLDELRKLEGITSPIFTEKVAAVHLQVLLREDAKAGHSIQELQVEIMPYMLYWLDILNNKREWNRLELYLTPFIQHLKSYLQQENEFEFCHEFTSMSIRAATPFCHAKNRLDILERLFMQALPYSYRKYEDFLYEQKQFDKWIDLYTYMGLGIDMLSKEQIKTLQEHDQQLLLSLYHRSIQEHIEQKSRDHYRIAVRQMKKLRTIYKKLKKQQQFELFLTMTLDRTKRLRAFHEECRKGKLIHAEE; from the coding sequence TTGCTGCACGAACAATATTTAGAGCATTTAAACCATTGTGCCAAGAACTTTCAAGAAGCTCTTGATTCAAGTGATCCCTTAACACAAAAAATTGTAGAAAAAGGGCTGCTTCTATATCGGCAAAATTACGTGTCACAGGTAAAGCTGGACGATGAGACAGTAACAGGGATTATTCAAGATGTTAACCCTGCGAAAGCCATGCTGAACATTCACGATATTTCTATGAGCACCTGTACATGCTTCGCTGAAGGATACTGCCGGCATCAGCTTGCTTTATTCTTTTCTGTACTTGGGCAGGCAGGAAAAGTGTCTACATGGCTGTCTGATTGGCGACAACCGCCAAAAAAAGCGCCAGTTGATTTGAGTGCACTTCCGCTCATGCGTGCAAGTGACCTATTAAAGAACCCAGCCAACAAAGAACCGGATTATCAAGATTGGGTTGAATTCTTCACAGATACCTTCCAAACCTTAATGGAAGAAAACAATAATAAGCCTGCTGGCATTTCTGAAATGTACTATATATATATGCGTAAACTAAAAAACGCCGCTCCTCAGCAGACTGAGTGGAAATATTTATACCTTTTAGTTGGCCATGTTATCACATTTAAACTGTTTCTTTCCATGAGCAAGGACAAAAATCATGCGGATGGAGTCATCAACCGGTATTATCGTCATATATTCCAGGATCTTCTGCAAGGAGTGCAGGAATATTTGAATAGGCTGGCCAATTTCACCTTTCCCTTTTCCTTCGATCTGTTTTTGGAAAAACTAAAGGATGACAGTACAGAAATTCTATATATTCACGAAACAATTTCGTTTGAAAGTATTCAAATTTATCGGGTATTATGGACAAATCTGTTTACAAAAAAACAATGGCGACTGGATGAACTGCGTAAACTGGAGGGAATCACGTCCCCCATTTTCACCGAAAAGGTTGCTGCTGTCCATTTGCAAGTATTGCTTAGGGAAGATGCTAAAGCTGGACATAGTATTCAGGAGCTGCAAGTGGAAATCATGCCATACATGCTGTACTGGCTCGACATATTAAACAATAAACGGGAATGGAACAGGCTGGAGCTGTATTTAACTCCATTTATCCAGCATCTAAAAAGCTATTTGCAGCAGGAAAATGAATTTGAGTTTTGCCATGAGTTCACAAGTATGAGCATAAGGGCAGCCACTCCATTTTGTCATGCCAAAAACAGGTTGGACATTTTAGAACGCCTTTTTATGCAAGCATTGCCTTACAGTTACAGAAAGTACGAGGACTTTCTGTATGAACAAAAGCAGTTTGATAAATGGATCGATTTATACACATATATGGGCCTTGGTATCGACATGCTATCAAAGGAGCAAATAAAAACATTGCAGGAACATGATCAGCAGCTGCTTCTCTCCCTTTATCACCGTTCGATTCAGGAGCATATTGAACAAAAGAGCAGAGATCATTACCGCATTGCTGTCCGCCAGATGAAAAAATTGCGAACTATCTATAAAAAGCTGAAAAAACAACAGCAATTTGAGCTGTTCTTAACAATGACGCTTGATCGGACAAAGCGTTTAAGAGCCTTTCATGAAGAATGCAGAAAGGGTAAACTGATCCATGCTGAAGAATAA